One Trueperaceae bacterium genomic region harbors:
- the tyrS gene encoding tyrosine--tRNA ligase, giving the protein MSHAEAGTGGPNDAFALLARGASDVVPEDGIRVLLARAEAQGRPLRVKLGVDPSSADLHVGHAVVLRKMRQFQDLGHVAVLIIGDFTATIGDPSGRNKTRPPLTLEETRANGETYVAQATRVLDDDPAKLEIRHNSEWLSGLGFAEVVRLASTYTVARMLERDDFTNRYRGGVPISVHEFLYPLAQGYDSVAVRADVELGGTDQLFNLLVGRDVQRAYGLTPQVALTTPLLEGLDGQEKMSKSLGNVIGLTDPPDAMFKKAMQVVDALLPRYAELCTLLDVAALRDEVARDPVAAHRRFARALVTLYHGADPVPDAEARYDAVARGETPDDLAEVVVPADAFDDGAVSVLAVAVRAGFAASNGEARRLIQNRGLKLDGVPIEDPRARVTLEAPVVLQRGKDRFVRVRRAD; this is encoded by the coding sequence GTGAGCCACGCCGAAGCGGGGACAGGTGGACCGAACGACGCGTTCGCGTTGCTCGCGCGCGGCGCGAGCGACGTGGTGCCCGAGGACGGCATCCGCGTGTTGCTGGCGCGCGCGGAGGCGCAGGGGCGCCCCCTGCGCGTGAAGTTGGGGGTCGACCCCTCCAGCGCGGACCTGCACGTCGGGCACGCGGTCGTGCTGCGCAAGATGCGGCAGTTTCAGGACCTCGGCCACGTCGCGGTCCTGATCATCGGGGACTTCACCGCCACGATCGGGGATCCGTCGGGGCGCAACAAGACCCGCCCGCCGTTGACGCTGGAGGAGACCCGCGCGAACGGCGAGACGTACGTCGCGCAGGCCACCCGCGTGCTCGACGACGACCCCGCGAAGCTGGAGATCCGCCACAACTCCGAGTGGTTGTCGGGCCTCGGTTTCGCGGAGGTCGTCCGCCTCGCCTCGACGTACACCGTCGCGCGGATGCTGGAGCGTGACGACTTCACGAACCGCTACCGGGGCGGCGTGCCGATCAGCGTGCACGAGTTCCTCTACCCCCTCGCGCAGGGGTACGACTCCGTCGCGGTGCGCGCCGACGTGGAGCTCGGGGGGACCGACCAACTGTTCAACCTGCTCGTCGGGCGGGACGTCCAGCGGGCGTACGGCCTGACGCCGCAGGTGGCGCTCACCACGCCGTTGCTGGAGGGTCTCGACGGGCAGGAGAAGATGTCGAAGAGCCTCGGGAACGTCATCGGTCTCACCGATCCACCCGACGCGATGTTCAAGAAGGCGATGCAGGTCGTCGACGCGTTGCTGCCGCGCTACGCGGAGTTGTGCACGCTGCTGGACGTCGCCGCGCTGCGCGACGAGGTGGCGCGCGACCCGGTGGCGGCGCACCGCCGCTTCGCGCGGGCGTTGGTGACGCTATACCACGGGGCGGACCCCGTCCCCGACGCCGAAGCCCGCTACGACGCGGTGGCGCGGGGCGAGACGCCGGACGACCTCGCGGAGGTCGTGGTGCCGGCCGACGCGTTCGACGACGGGGCGGTCTCGGTGCTGGCGGTGGCGGTGCGGGCCGGCTTCGCGGCGTCGAACGGCGAGGCGCGCCGCCTGATTCAGAATCGCGGCCTGAAGCTGGACGGCGTCCCGATCGAGGATCCGCGGGCCCGTGTCACGCTCGAGGCGCCGGTGGTGCTGCAGCGCGGCAAGGATCGCTTCGTGCGGGTCCGCCGCGCGGACTGA
- the phoU gene encoding phosphate signaling complex protein PhoU: protein MLGSDHVNALDAELHDVSTEIVRMLSLVRESLGHARAALVDAEPEAALACRDNDALIDDAQDRIEHTILSIIARRQPAARDLRFLGAMHRTLADVERSGDYAVHVANAGAELAQEPPLKKYTDMTRILEIEDRMIDTTIAALADADEERARTSLGMDEEIDELYEQIQRELLTYMLEDPQAITKATKLLSVGRYLERLGDHLENVNEHILFWLTAERV, encoded by the coding sequence ATGCTAGGTTCCGACCACGTGAACGCCCTCGACGCCGAACTCCACGACGTATCGACCGAAATCGTGCGCATGCTCAGCCTCGTACGCGAGTCGCTCGGGCACGCCCGCGCCGCGCTCGTGGACGCCGAGCCCGAGGCGGCGCTCGCCTGCCGCGACAACGACGCGTTGATCGACGATGCGCAGGACCGCATCGAGCACACGATCCTCAGCATCATCGCCCGGCGCCAACCGGCCGCCCGCGACCTGCGCTTCCTCGGCGCGATGCACCGCACCCTCGCCGACGTCGAGCGTTCGGGGGACTACGCGGTGCACGTCGCGAACGCCGGCGCGGAGCTCGCGCAGGAGCCCCCCCTCAAGAAGTACACCGACATGACGCGCATCCTCGAGATCGAGGACCGCATGATCGACACCACCATCGCCGCCCTCGCCGACGCCGACGAAGAGCGCGCGCGGACGTCGCTGGGGATGGACGAGGAGATCGACGAACTCTACGAACAGATCCAGCGTGAACTCCTGACGTACATGCTGGAGGACCCCCAAGCGATCACGAAGGCCACGAAGTTGCTGTCGGTCGGGCGCTACCTGGAGCGGCTCGGCGACCACCTCGAGAACGTCAACGAACACATCCTGTTCTGGTTGACCGCCGAACGCGTCTGA
- a CDS encoding patatin-like phospholipase family protein, producing MTTVPRIGVALGGGSARGYAHIGALASLERHGFAPDTIVGTSFGAVVGALYAMARSPEALERQAAALRRRDVLPRVLDVGLHRGALFAGRRLEAYFDALVEGRAFEDLDRDLRVVTTDAATGERVVLTSGALAPALRASASLPGLFAPVEIGGRRLLDGGVGSPTPLDTLEPDAFDLRIAIGVGTDADASRTIRGVRWALTQPWGRRVHAAMGRAGPGYVGDLVRALAWTAEGYVREVPEDALHVEARPPIHWLRFDRAGDAVVAGERALEAAVPRLVRARAAWVDGGAGG from the coding sequence GTGACGACGGTTCCTCGCATCGGCGTGGCGCTCGGGGGTGGCAGCGCCCGCGGCTACGCGCACATCGGCGCGCTCGCGTCGCTCGAACGGCACGGGTTCGCGCCGGACACGATCGTGGGCACCAGCTTCGGGGCGGTCGTCGGGGCGCTCTACGCCATGGCGCGCAGTCCCGAGGCGCTCGAGCGGCAGGCGGCGGCGCTCCGTCGTCGGGACGTGCTGCCGCGGGTCCTGGACGTCGGGCTGCACCGCGGGGCGTTGTTCGCCGGGCGGCGCCTGGAGGCGTACTTCGACGCGTTGGTGGAGGGGCGCGCCTTCGAGGACCTCGATCGCGACCTGCGCGTCGTCACGACCGACGCGGCGACGGGGGAGCGGGTCGTGTTGACGTCGGGCGCGTTGGCGCCGGCGTTGCGGGCGTCGGCGTCGCTGCCCGGCCTCTTCGCGCCGGTCGAGATCGGCGGACGCCGGCTGTTGGATGGCGGCGTCGGGTCCCCGACGCCGCTCGACACGCTCGAGCCGGACGCGTTCGACCTGCGCATCGCGATCGGCGTGGGGACGGATGCGGATGCGTCGCGCACGATTCGGGGGGTGCGGTGGGCGTTGACGCAGCCGTGGGGGCGGCGGGTCCATGCGGCGATGGGGCGCGCGGGGCCGGGGTACGTCGGCGACCTGGTGCGGGCGTTGGCGTGGACGGCGGAGGGCTACGTGCGGGAGGTGCCGGAGGACGCGTTGCACGTCGAGGCGCGCCCGCCGATCCATTGGCTGCGCTTCGATCGGGCGGGGGATGCGGTGGTGGCGGGGGAGCGGGCGCTCGAGGCGGCGGTGCCGCGGTTGGTGCGGGCGCGGGCGGCGTGGGTCGACGGCGGCGCGGGCGGCTGA
- the rocF gene encoding arginase, whose translation MRDVHLLGIPMDLGAGRRGVDVGPSALRLARLTPTLERIGRHVVDHGNVPVAVPEATDDPERLAFVDAIAAAARATVDAASAIPSDAIPVFLGGDHAVTIGTYAARAALGRTGVLWIDAHADLNTPATSPSGNVHGMPAAVLMGEGDPRLVDVVPAGARLDPRDLVYVGLRSVDPAERARIAELGIRTYTMTDVDRRGLADVADAAAADLAHVDRLHVSFDADVLDPDLAPGVGTPVPGGLSYREAHLLMEILAATGLVTSVDLVEDNPMLDDRNRTADIVVEMAASLLGKTIL comes from the coding sequence ATGCGCGACGTGCACCTCCTCGGCATCCCCATGGACCTCGGCGCGGGCCGGCGCGGCGTCGACGTCGGACCCAGCGCCCTCCGCCTCGCCCGCCTCACGCCCACCCTCGAGCGGATCGGGCGCCACGTCGTCGATCACGGCAACGTCCCCGTCGCGGTGCCCGAAGCGACCGACGACCCCGAACGCTTGGCGTTCGTCGACGCGATCGCCGCGGCCGCCCGCGCCACCGTCGACGCCGCCTCCGCGATCCCGTCCGACGCGATCCCGGTGTTCCTCGGGGGGGATCACGCCGTGACGATCGGGACGTACGCCGCCCGCGCCGCGCTCGGCCGGACCGGCGTGCTGTGGATCGATGCGCACGCCGACCTCAACACCCCCGCCACCAGCCCGTCGGGCAACGTGCACGGCATGCCGGCCGCGGTCCTGATGGGCGAGGGCGACCCCCGCCTCGTCGACGTCGTTCCCGCCGGCGCCCGCCTCGACCCGCGCGACCTGGTGTACGTCGGGCTCCGCTCCGTCGACCCCGCCGAACGCGCACGCATCGCGGAGCTCGGCATCCGCACCTACACGATGACCGACGTCGACCGGCGCGGCCTCGCCGACGTCGCCGACGCCGCCGCCGCCGACCTCGCGCACGTCGACCGGCTGCACGTCTCCTTCGACGCCGACGTCCTCGACCCCGACCTCGCACCGGGCGTCGGGACGCCGGTCCCCGGGGGGCTGAGTTACCGCGAAGCGCACCTGCTCATGGAGATCCTCGCCGCCACCGGCCTCGTGACCAGCGTCGACCTGGTCGAGGACAACCCGATGCTCGACGACCGCAACCGCACCGCCGACATCGTCGTCGAGATGGCGGCCAGCCTCCTGGGGAAGACGATCCTCTGA
- a CDS encoding glycosyltransferase has translation MHLDRVVLVHYRTPDLLAQAASAYAREAPDVPLEVLDTGGPAHAGDARAALAGHPHAAWRAVPNAGYAAVVNDALRRALARNGAADALLLIANADAWPHAGTLPALLAPFHDPRVAMTGPLARTPGGTPERLGLPYRPAQRRVAGRPHATTDVAWLSGALFVVRTRAARAAGGMDAALRFGNEDLEWGVRLRRSGGRVQLVGADATHVGGASTPAEGRFLVEGLRGGLVTTRRFLGPAAAGVHRAAVAAWATARTLTAPAARRPAWRAAARMLVRGRLGATPFGATLDAAADGFPDAWPPTDADRDPAPHTDLAEDA, from the coding sequence GTGCACCTCGACCGCGTCGTCCTCGTCCACTACCGGACGCCCGACCTCCTCGCGCAGGCCGCCTCCGCGTACGCCCGCGAAGCGCCGGACGTCCCCCTCGAGGTCCTCGACACCGGCGGACCGGCGCACGCGGGCGACGCCCGCGCGGCGCTCGCGGGGCACCCCCACGCCGCGTGGCGGGCGGTCCCGAACGCCGGCTACGCCGCGGTCGTGAACGACGCCCTGCGCCGCGCCCTGGCGCGGAACGGTGCGGCGGACGCCCTGCTGCTCATCGCGAACGCCGACGCGTGGCCCCACGCCGGCACCCTGCCGGCGCTGCTCGCGCCCTTCCACGACCCCCGCGTCGCGATGACCGGCCCGCTCGCCCGCACCCCGGGCGGCACCCCCGAACGCCTCGGGCTGCCCTACCGCCCCGCCCAACGCCGGGTGGCGGGCCGCCCCCACGCGACGACCGATGTCGCCTGGCTGTCCGGCGCGCTGTTCGTCGTGCGGACCCGCGCCGCGCGGGCGGCGGGCGGCATGGACGCCGCGCTGCGCTTCGGCAACGAGGACCTCGAGTGGGGCGTCCGCCTACGGCGGTCCGGCGGGCGGGTCCAGCTCGTCGGGGCCGACGCGACGCACGTCGGGGGCGCCTCCACGCCGGCCGAGGGCCGCTTCCTCGTCGAGGGCCTGCGCGGGGGGCTCGTCACCACCCGCCGCTTCCTCGGGCCCGCCGCCGCCGGCGTGCACCGCGCCGCCGTCGCGGCGTGGGCGACCGCGCGGACGCTCACCGCGCCCGCGGCGCGCCGTCCGGCGTGGCGCGCCGCCGCGCGCATGCTGGTCCGCGGCCGGCTGGGCGCCACGCCGTTCGGTGCGACGCTGGACGCCGCCGCCGACGGCTTCCCCGACGCCTGGCCCCCCACCGACGCCGACCGCGACCCGGCCCCCCATACCGACCTCGCGGAGGACGCGTGA
- a CDS encoding NAD(P) transhydrogenase subunit alpha has product MEYYGMNFASVLDPTPGERRVALTPDVVGRLTKWGAEVHLEPGYGAAADHADDAYAAAGATFAPRDAVLARSDALLALNPPDVETLRAIPEGSVVASFLDPFRRPEGVAVARERKLATLCLELIPRTSYAQKMDALSSQASLGGYAAVILAAERSPKSFPMMSTPAGTIAPARVFVVGVGVAGLQAIATAKRLGARVEAYDTRPVVAEQVQSLGAKFVELDVGETGQTEQGYAKELTPEQLAEQRRQMAAVVAGADVVITTAQLFGRPAPRIVDADMVAGMAPGSVIVDMAASTGGNVEGSVADEEVVVNGVRILGDANLPARVPRDASAMYASNLFALVAHAWDADAGALALDPEGDEVLDGALLTYDGVVRDARVAKALEGGAA; this is encoded by the coding sequence GTGGAATACTACGGCATGAACTTCGCCAGCGTTCTCGACCCCACCCCCGGCGAACGGCGGGTGGCGCTCACGCCCGACGTCGTCGGCCGCCTCACGAAGTGGGGGGCGGAGGTCCACCTCGAGCCCGGGTACGGGGCGGCGGCGGACCACGCGGACGACGCCTACGCGGCGGCGGGCGCCACGTTCGCGCCGCGCGACGCGGTCCTCGCCCGCTCCGACGCGTTGCTCGCCCTCAACCCGCCCGACGTCGAGACGTTGCGCGCGATCCCCGAGGGCAGCGTCGTCGCATCGTTCCTCGATCCGTTCCGGCGACCGGAGGGGGTGGCGGTGGCGCGCGAGCGGAAGCTCGCGACGTTGTGCCTGGAGTTGATCCCGCGCACGAGTTACGCGCAGAAGATGGACGCGTTGTCGAGCCAAGCGAGCCTCGGGGGGTACGCGGCGGTGATCCTGGCGGCGGAGCGCAGCCCCAAGTCGTTCCCGATGATGAGCACGCCGGCGGGCACGATCGCGCCGGCGCGCGTGTTCGTGGTCGGGGTCGGCGTCGCGGGCCTACAGGCGATCGCGACGGCGAAGCGCCTCGGGGCCCGCGTCGAGGCGTACGACACCCGCCCCGTCGTCGCGGAGCAGGTGCAGTCGTTGGGCGCGAAGTTCGTGGAGCTCGACGTCGGCGAGACCGGCCAGACGGAGCAGGGGTACGCCAAGGAACTGACGCCGGAGCAGCTGGCGGAGCAACGCCGGCAGATGGCGGCGGTCGTGGCCGGCGCGGACGTGGTGATCACGACCGCGCAGCTGTTCGGGCGGCCCGCCCCCCGCATCGTCGACGCGGACATGGTGGCGGGCATGGCGCCCGGCAGCGTGATCGTGGACATGGCGGCGTCCACCGGCGGGAACGTCGAGGGCAGCGTCGCGGACGAGGAGGTCGTCGTGAACGGCGTGCGGATCCTCGGGGACGCCAACCTGCCGGCGCGCGTCCCGCGCGACGCGTCGGCGATGTACGCCTCGAACCTGTTCGCGCTCGTGGCGCACGCGTGGGACGCCGACGCCGGCGCCCTGGCGCTCGATCCCGAGGGCGACGAGGTGCTCGACGGGGCGTTGTTGACGTACGACGGCGTCGTCCGCGATGCGCGGGTGGCGAAGGCCCTCGAAGGGGGTGCGGCGTGA
- a CDS encoding NAD(P) transhydrogenase subunit alpha, whose translation MLLIFVFVLAIFLGVELITKVPSQLHTPLMSGSNAISGITIVGALIAASAGGTLGTAIGVAALVFATINVVGGYLVTDRMLSLFKAKGRG comes from the coding sequence ATGTTGTTGATCTTCGTGTTCGTTCTGGCGATCTTCCTCGGGGTCGAGTTGATCACCAAGGTCCCCAGCCAACTCCATACGCCGTTGATGTCGGGCAGCAACGCCATCAGCGGCATCACGATCGTCGGGGCGTTGATCGCCGCGAGCGCGGGGGGGACCCTGGGCACGGCGATCGGCGTCGCGGCGCTCGTGTTCGCGACGATCAACGTCGTGGGTGGCTACCTGGTGACCGACCGAATGTTGAGCCTGTTCAAGGCGAAAGGGCGGGGCTGA
- the pfkA gene encoding 6-phosphofructokinase, giving the protein MRHIGVLTSGGDAPGMNAAIRAVVRTAIARGARVSAIYRGYQGLLEDDARELGARSVANVIQRGGTILRTARSQRFETPEARVEAAGNLRRRGIDALVVIGGDGSFRGAHRLYVEHGVDVIGVPATIDNDIAGTDVSIGFNTAMNVALEAVDRLRDTAASHDRLFLVEVMGRNAGHIALNVGVAGGAEAILIPEREADVRNVADALVAAQERGKTSSIVVVAEGAFPGGALALQQAIRERSGYEVRTVILGHTQRGGTPSTRDRVLASRLAYMAVEGLLAGRTGEMVGVDKRGTVYVPLEQVWENEKPIDEQLLDLATVLAI; this is encoded by the coding sequence ATGAGGCACATCGGCGTACTCACCAGCGGCGGCGACGCGCCCGGCATGAACGCCGCGATCCGCGCGGTCGTCCGCACCGCCATCGCCCGCGGCGCTCGGGTCAGCGCCATCTACCGCGGCTACCAGGGCCTCCTCGAGGACGACGCCCGCGAGCTCGGCGCGCGCAGCGTCGCGAACGTCATCCAGCGGGGCGGCACCATCCTCCGCACCGCCCGCTCGCAACGGTTCGAGACGCCCGAAGCGCGCGTCGAGGCGGCCGGCAACCTCCGGCGTCGCGGCATCGATGCGCTCGTCGTGATCGGTGGGGACGGCAGCTTCCGCGGCGCGCACCGCCTGTACGTCGAGCACGGCGTCGACGTGATCGGCGTGCCCGCCACCATCGACAACGACATCGCCGGCACCGACGTCTCCATCGGCTTCAACACCGCCATGAACGTCGCGCTCGAGGCGGTCGACCGACTGCGCGACACCGCCGCCAGCCACGACCGGCTGTTCCTCGTCGAGGTCATGGGGCGCAACGCCGGCCACATCGCCCTGAACGTCGGGGTGGCCGGCGGCGCCGAAGCGATCCTGATCCCCGAACGCGAAGCCGACGTCCGCAACGTCGCCGACGCCCTCGTCGCCGCGCAGGAGCGCGGCAAGACCAGCAGCATCGTCGTCGTCGCCGAGGGTGCCTTCCCCGGCGGCGCGTTGGCGCTGCAGCAGGCGATCCGCGAGCGCAGCGGCTACGAGGTCCGCACCGTCATCCTAGGGCACACCCAACGCGGCGGGACGCCCTCCACCCGCGACCGGGTGTTGGCGTCGCGCCTCGCGTACATGGCGGTCGAAGGCCTCCTCGCCGGCCGGACCGGGGAGATGGTCGGGGTGGACAAGCGCGGGACCGTGTACGTCCCCCTCGAGCAGGTGTGGGAGAACGAAAAACCGATCGACGAACAGCTGCTCGACCTCGCCACCGTCCTGGCGATCTGA
- a CDS encoding response regulator transcription factor, with amino-acid sequence MNAPPSPRTDPPPGAVVLVVEDDPAVRELVVLHLARAGYRTAEAETVAAAWDRVRTADLVVLDRMLPDGSGDALLGWVRRDAGLADLPVLMLTARASEVDRVEGLESGADDYLVKPFSAHELVARIKALLRRAPQRRQVQVGDLTVDQDAAQVTVGGAPVTLTRREFELVAFLASHPGRVFSRNELLDRVWGEAFLGTERTVDQHVAQIRQRLGEGRIETVRGRGYRFVHDEPT; translated from the coding sequence GTGAACGCTCCGCCGTCCCCGCGCACCGACCCGCCCCCGGGCGCCGTCGTGTTGGTCGTCGAGGACGACCCGGCGGTCCGCGAGTTGGTGGTGTTGCACCTCGCGCGCGCCGGGTACCGCACCGCGGAGGCGGAGACGGTGGCCGCCGCCTGGGATCGGGTCCGAACCGCGGACCTCGTCGTCCTCGACCGGATGCTGCCCGACGGGTCGGGCGACGCCCTCCTCGGGTGGGTGCGCCGCGACGCCGGCCTCGCCGACCTCCCGGTGTTGATGTTGACGGCCCGCGCCAGCGAGGTCGATCGGGTCGAGGGCCTCGAATCGGGCGCGGACGACTACCTCGTCAAGCCGTTCAGCGCGCACGAGCTCGTGGCGCGCATCAAGGCGTTGTTGCGCCGCGCGCCGCAACGCCGGCAGGTGCAGGTCGGCGACCTGACGGTCGATCAGGATGCGGCGCAGGTGACGGTCGGGGGGGCGCCGGTCACGTTGACGCGCCGCGAGTTCGAGCTCGTCGCCTTCCTCGCCAGCCACCCCGGGCGGGTGTTCTCCCGCAACGAGCTCCTCGACCGCGTCTGGGGGGAGGCGTTCCTCGGGACCGAGCGGACGGTCGACCAGCACGTCGCGCAGATCCGGCAACGGTTGGGGGAGGGCCGCATCGAGACGGTGCGGGGGAGGGGGTATCGATTCGTTCATGACGAGCCCACCTGA
- a CDS encoding NAD(P)(+) transhydrogenase (Re/Si-specific) subunit beta: MAGGLELAYIAAAVAFILGLKLLGRAETARRGNALSAFGMLVAVVATLLAGGIDPLWVAVGLAVGALIGAVAARLVKMTAMPEMVALFNGSGGLASMGVAAAEWIQRPEQGIGTAAAIAAALVVGAIAASGSVVAWGKLSETLPGRPVRVPAQQVVISAVAIATLAGAAWFVVAPDGGAAGVVILATAVLAWVVGVLLVLPIGGADMPIVVSLLNAYSGLAASMAGFVLGNSALVVAGSLVGASGFILTNIMSKAMNRSLTNVLFGGFGGAPVASGTEIEGEVKPITAEDAYYILEAASNVIVVPGYGMAVAQAQHVVRELAELLEKNGAEVRYAIHPVAGRMPGHMNVLLAEANVPYERLVEPGDVNPTMDTVDVAIVIGANDVVNPAAREDASSPLYGMPIINVDEARTTFVLKRSMNPGFSGVQNPLFFKPNTRMLFGDGKAMVGELVSEFKETLGE, from the coding sequence GTGGCGGGCGGACTGGAGCTCGCCTACATCGCCGCGGCGGTGGCGTTCATCCTGGGCCTGAAGCTGTTGGGGCGCGCGGAGACCGCGCGGCGGGGGAACGCCCTGTCGGCGTTCGGGATGCTGGTGGCGGTCGTCGCGACGCTGCTCGCGGGCGGCATCGACCCGCTGTGGGTCGCGGTCGGCCTGGCGGTCGGTGCGTTGATCGGGGCGGTCGCGGCGCGGCTCGTGAAGATGACGGCGATGCCGGAGATGGTGGCGCTCTTCAACGGCTCGGGGGGCCTCGCGTCGATGGGGGTCGCGGCGGCGGAGTGGATCCAGCGGCCGGAGCAGGGGATCGGGACCGCCGCGGCGATCGCCGCGGCGTTGGTCGTCGGCGCGATCGCCGCGTCGGGGAGCGTGGTCGCGTGGGGCAAGTTGAGCGAGACGCTGCCGGGCCGCCCGGTGCGGGTGCCGGCCCAGCAGGTCGTCATCTCCGCCGTCGCGATCGCGACGCTGGCGGGGGCGGCGTGGTTCGTCGTCGCGCCCGACGGGGGCGCGGCGGGCGTCGTGATCCTCGCGACCGCGGTGTTGGCGTGGGTCGTGGGGGTGTTGCTGGTGCTGCCGATCGGGGGGGCGGACATGCCGATCGTCGTCAGCCTCCTGAACGCCTACTCCGGCCTCGCGGCCTCCATGGCGGGGTTCGTGTTGGGCAACAGCGCCCTCGTGGTGGCGGGGTCGCTCGTCGGGGCGTCGGGGTTCATCCTGACGAACATCATGTCGAAGGCGATGAACCGCAGCCTCACGAACGTCCTCTTCGGGGGGTTCGGGGGGGCGCCGGTGGCGTCGGGGACGGAGATCGAGGGGGAGGTCAAACCGATCACGGCGGAGGATGCGTACTACATCCTCGAGGCGGCCTCGAACGTGATCGTCGTGCCGGGCTACGGCATGGCGGTGGCGCAGGCGCAGCACGTCGTGCGCGAGTTGGCGGAGTTGCTCGAGAAGAACGGCGCGGAGGTCCGCTACGCCATCCATCCGGTCGCGGGGCGCATGCCGGGCCACATGAACGTGCTGTTGGCCGAAGCGAACGTTCCGTACGAACGGTTGGTGGAGCCGGGCGACGTGAACCCGACGATGGATACGGTCGACGTCGCGATCGTGATCGGCGCGAACGACGTCGTGAACCCCGCGGCGCGGGAGGACGCGTCGAGCCCGCTGTACGGCATGCCGATCATCAACGTCGACGAGGCGCGCACGACGTTCGTGCTGAAGCGGTCGATGAACCCGGGGTTCTCCGGGGTGCAGAACCCGTTGTTCTTCAAGCCGAACACCCGCATGTTGTTCGGGGACGGCAAGGCGATGGTCGGCGAGCTCGTCTCGGAGTTCAAGGAGACGTTGGGGGAGTAG
- a CDS encoding ATP-binding protein, with protein sequence MTSPPDPDLATLLGGLAEGVVAIRDERVAFLNAAAAELLGTDARAAVGATLIAALRDHRLERVWRTGGREELTVRGRRVEVERIEGGLALRDVSEARSAQEDARELLAVLSHELRTPVTTIRSTLEALAYPDLEGELRERFLLRASDEAERLVRLLEDLTVDVSPPRARSVDVASTVERAIGVLGDTLERHAVWVRRDLQAPTVWADPDKVLQVVVNLLENAAVHGPDGAEVVVEAREQGEIVTLRVRDAGTPLDPEGVEALFELHARGRTAETGKGRGLGLYVVRSIAERWGGEAWGAPWHEDGAEGNAFGVTAPARRPTPWQREGERRPGEGAAGDAPQPGAVPTDDA encoded by the coding sequence ATGACGAGCCCACCTGACCCCGACCTCGCGACGCTCCTCGGCGGGCTCGCCGAGGGCGTCGTCGCCATCCGCGACGAGCGCGTGGCGTTCCTCAACGCCGCCGCCGCGGAGCTCCTCGGGACCGACGCGCGGGCCGCGGTCGGGGCGACGTTGATCGCCGCGCTGCGCGACCACCGTCTCGAGCGGGTGTGGCGCACCGGGGGGCGGGAGGAACTCACGGTCCGCGGTCGCCGCGTCGAGGTGGAACGCATCGAGGGCGGGTTGGCGTTGCGCGACGTCAGCGAAGCGCGTTCGGCGCAGGAGGACGCCCGGGAGTTGTTGGCGGTGTTGTCGCACGAACTGCGCACGCCGGTCACGACGATCCGCTCCACCCTGGAGGCGCTCGCCTACCCGGACCTCGAGGGGGAGCTGCGCGAGCGCTTCCTGCTGCGCGCCAGCGACGAGGCGGAACGCCTCGTGCGGTTGTTGGAGGACCTGACGGTCGACGTCTCGCCGCCCCGCGCGCGCAGCGTCGACGTCGCGTCGACGGTGGAGCGGGCGATCGGGGTGTTGGGCGACACGCTGGAGCGGCACGCCGTGTGGGTGCGCCGCGACCTGCAGGCCCCGACGGTGTGGGCCGATCCGGACAAGGTCCTGCAGGTCGTCGTCAATCTGCTCGAGAACGCGGCGGTGCACGGACCCGACGGAGCGGAGGTCGTCGTCGAGGCGCGTGAGCAGGGGGAGATCGTGACGCTGCGGGTGCGCGACGCGGGCACGCCGTTGGATCCCGAGGGGGTCGAGGCGTTGTTCGAACTGCACGCCCGGGGGCGGACGGCGGAGACCGGCAAGGGCCGGGGGTTGGGGCTGTACGTGGTGCGCTCCATCGCGGAGCGGTGGGGGGGCGAGGCGTGGGGCGCCCCGTGGCACGAGGATGGCGCGGAGGGCAACGCGTTCGGGGTGACCGCCCCGGCACGCCGTCCGACGCCGTGGCAGCGCGAGGGGGAGCGTCGGCCCGGCGAGGGTGCGGCGGGGGACGCGCCGCAGCCCGGCGCCGTCCCGACCGACGACGCTTAA